A region from the Flavobacterium enshiense genome encodes:
- a CDS encoding N-acetylmuramoyl-L-alanine amidase — protein MPDKVRLYLFLFVLLVPGFLFSQSKFKVVLDAGHGGKDHGAIKNGLREKDVALDVVMRIGKILNNNDDISVLYSRKTDVFVELRERADKANKAKADLFVSVHCNSNNSSTPYGSLTLVMGLSRKSKNLEIAKTENAVIFQEANYKKNYKGFDPNKPETMIGLKILQEESLKSSINLASSIQNKFENKLNRKNKGVHQQPLWVLDATCMPGVLIELGFISNKNEAKYLGSEQGKNEMAKAIAQAIIQYKEEYFSGFESGIRSQNTSVKDDVKSDDTEPVKETKGKLYKVQIGSSKTKLATSPYNFKGLKNVTRIFEKGYYKYFYGSDDSISDCEKLLAEAKKKGYDSAFIVSDNENK, from the coding sequence ATGCCAGATAAAGTTAGACTATATTTATTTTTATTTGTCCTGCTTGTGCCAGGTTTTCTGTTCTCGCAATCTAAATTCAAGGTTGTATTGGATGCAGGTCACGGAGGTAAGGATCACGGAGCAATAAAAAACGGATTAAGAGAAAAGGATGTGGCGTTGGATGTGGTAATGCGCATCGGTAAAATTTTAAACAATAATGACGATATTTCTGTTCTGTATTCAAGGAAGACAGATGTTTTTGTCGAATTAAGAGAAAGAGCGGATAAAGCGAATAAAGCAAAAGCGGATTTGTTTGTGTCGGTTCATTGTAATTCAAATAATTCTTCGACTCCATATGGATCTTTGACTTTAGTAATGGGGCTTTCGCGTAAATCGAAAAATTTAGAGATTGCCAAAACCGAAAATGCCGTAATTTTTCAGGAAGCTAATTATAAGAAAAACTATAAAGGATTTGATCCGAATAAGCCCGAAACAATGATTGGGCTGAAAATTTTACAGGAAGAATCTTTAAAATCAAGTATTAATTTAGCAAGTTCCATTCAGAATAAATTTGAAAATAAGTTAAACAGAAAAAATAAGGGTGTGCATCAGCAGCCATTGTGGGTTTTAGATGCCACTTGTATGCCTGGCGTTTTGATAGAACTTGGTTTTATCTCTAATAAGAATGAAGCTAAATATTTAGGTTCTGAACAAGGGAAGAATGAAATGGCCAAAGCTATAGCCCAAGCGATCATTCAGTATAAGGAAGAATATTTTTCGGGTTTTGAATCGGGTATCAGGTCACAAAATACATCTGTAAAAGATGATGTTAAATCAGATGACACTGAACCTGTAAAAGAAACGAAAGGTAAATTATATAAAGTTCAGATAGGATCAAGTAAAACAAAACTGGCAACAAGTCCTTATAATTTTAAAGGACTTAAAAATGTTACCAGAATATTTGAGAAAGGGTATTACAAGTATTTTTACGGGAGTGATGACAGCATTTCCGATTGTGAAAAATTATTAGCTGAGGCTAAAAAGAAAGGTTATGATTCGGCTTTTATTGTCTCCGACAATGAAAATAAATAA